The following coding sequences are from one Verrucomicrobiota bacterium window:
- a CDS encoding phage holin family protein, with the protein MEDETFKPGLFGRTKRLAGNFVEAIQTRLELFALEYREERTRLVILIVMALTAFLLFSLGVIVFTFAIAFAFEESYRVLAMCIMGALYFLLAVIVAFCLKSYLEKHGSAFDQTVEQLKKDAQCLKS; encoded by the coding sequence ATGGAAGATGAGACCTTCAAGCCTGGTCTTTTTGGACGAACAAAGAGACTGGCCGGCAACTTCGTTGAAGCAATACAGACGAGGCTTGAGCTTTTCGCTTTGGAATATCGCGAAGAGCGGACGCGCCTGGTCATTTTGATAGTCATGGCATTGACCGCTTTTTTGCTATTTAGCTTGGGTGTCATTGTTTTCACCTTTGCGATAGCATTTGCCTTCGAGGAAAGTTACCGTGTGCTGGCGATGTGCATCATGGGCGCATTGTATTTTCTCTTAGCGGTCATCGTCGCGTTTTGTCTTAAGTCTTATCTAGAGAAGCATGGCTCTGCCTTTGACCAAACTGTTGAACAGCTTAAGAAAGATGCTCAGTGCTTAAAGAGTTGA
- a CDS encoding DUF883 domain-containing protein → MSKETQDKLVSDFKDVIADVEVYFKETAGELSEKAKVVREDLSKKLDVTKIKLDETEKVLREQAVATAKETDKVIREHPYESIGVAFGVGVLLGVILNRK, encoded by the coding sequence ATGAGCAAAGAGACACAAGATAAATTAGTATCCGATTTCAAAGACGTTATTGCGGATGTGGAAGTTTACTTCAAAGAAACTGCGGGTGAATTAAGCGAGAAAGCTAAAGTAGTTCGTGAGGATCTTTCCAAAAAACTAGATGTGACCAAAATAAAACTTGATGAAACCGAGAAAGTTCTCAGGGAACAAGCTGTTGCAACTGCAAAAGAAACAGACAAGGTGATCCGTGAGCATCCGTATGAATCTATTGGCGTTGCCTTTGGTGTTGGAGTACTATTAGGAGTTATTCTAAATCGCAAATAG
- a CDS encoding shikimate kinase, which produces MSKKHIVLVGLMGSGKSVIGRYLARSLQLAFTDTDEVIVDREAMSIPEIFEKAGEEGFRKVESEVIANVVLSKPRVIATGGGVVTQPKNLEYLRDSGRIYYLKASVNCLAERIQQDHNRPLLKNADPYEVLQKLLVERSSLYEEADKIIKVDGKTVEEISNSIAQDFSQTS; this is translated from the coding sequence ATGTCGAAAAAACACATTGTATTGGTTGGATTAATGGGATCCGGGAAAAGTGTTATAGGTCGTTACTTGGCGAGATCTTTGCAGCTTGCTTTTACTGATACGGATGAAGTCATAGTTGATCGGGAAGCCATGAGCATCCCTGAAATATTTGAGAAAGCTGGAGAAGAAGGCTTTCGCAAGGTTGAGTCCGAAGTGATTGCCAATGTGGTGTTAAGTAAACCACGTGTGATTGCTACCGGGGGAGGAGTTGTGACACAGCCTAAAAACCTTGAGTATCTAAGAGATTCAGGGCGAATATATTACTTAAAGGCCTCGGTGAATTGCTTGGCTGAGAGGATTCAACAAGATCACAATAGACCCTTACTGAAGAATGCAGATCCATATGAGGTCCTGCAAAAATTACTGGTTGAGCGCTCTTCTTTATACGAAGAAGCAGATAAGATTATAAAAGTAGATGGAAAAACCGTTGAAGAGATCTCCAACAGTATCGCCCAAGATTTTAGCCAAACAAGTTAA
- the aroC gene encoding chorismate synthase — MGNSFGKLFRITNWGESHGGGVGVVIDGCPPLIPLNEKIIQIDLDRRRPGQSKIVTPRKEADQCEILSGVFEGKTTGTPISVMVKNKDARPEAYSEMETLYRPSHADYTYQEKFGIRNPHGGGRSSARETIGRVAAAAVAKQVFKRQLPKLEIVTYVKQIHKLEAKVDPNKVQFKEVESNIVRWPDKTDAERVIKLIEKTRAKGDSLGGIIECVIRHAPIGLGMPVFDRLEADLAKAMLSLPATKGFEVGSGFHCTNMLGSEHNDPFRIRKGKVTTIKNDSGGVQGGISNGENIIFRIAFKPTATIIQSQKTVSKSGKNASLKARGRHDPCVLPRAVPMVEAMTNLVLLDHHLRNKAQNS, encoded by the coding sequence ATGGGCAATTCCTTTGGAAAACTATTTCGCATCACAAACTGGGGAGAATCGCACGGCGGAGGCGTTGGCGTCGTTATAGATGGCTGCCCACCATTGATACCCCTGAACGAAAAGATCATCCAAATCGACCTAGATCGCCGTCGCCCAGGACAAAGCAAAATTGTTACACCAAGGAAGGAGGCGGATCAATGCGAAATTCTCTCAGGTGTCTTTGAAGGTAAAACCACTGGAACCCCTATCTCAGTAATGGTCAAAAACAAAGATGCTAGGCCAGAAGCTTACTCTGAAATGGAGACTCTCTATCGCCCCTCTCACGCAGATTACACTTATCAAGAAAAATTTGGCATTCGTAATCCACACGGTGGAGGGCGCTCCTCTGCAAGAGAAACCATTGGTCGAGTGGCAGCTGCTGCTGTTGCCAAGCAGGTTTTTAAAAGACAACTACCCAAGCTAGAGATTGTGACTTATGTAAAGCAAATCCACAAACTTGAAGCCAAAGTTGATCCAAATAAAGTTCAATTCAAAGAAGTGGAATCCAACATCGTGCGTTGGCCAGATAAAACGGATGCCGAACGAGTTATCAAACTCATTGAAAAAACAAGAGCAAAGGGAGACTCCCTAGGAGGAATCATCGAGTGTGTCATCCGCCATGCGCCAATTGGTTTAGGTATGCCGGTCTTTGATCGGCTAGAAGCTGACCTCGCTAAGGCTATGCTGTCACTCCCTGCGACAAAAGGCTTTGAAGTGGGCTCAGGATTTCATTGCACAAATATGTTGGGCTCAGAACATAACGACCCATTCCGTATCAGAAAAGGCAAGGTCACTACAATTAAAAATGATAGTGGCGGCGTGCAAGGCGGTATCAGCAATGGTGAAAATATTATCTTTCGCATCGCCTTCAAACCAACCGCCACCATCATCCAATCTCAGAAGACTGTCTCTAAAAGCGGGAAAAATGCCTCTCTTAAAGCTAGGGGCAGACATGATCCTTGTGTTCTTCCAAGAGCGGTTCCCATGGTGGAAGCAATGACTAATCTCGTCTTACTAGATCACCATCTCAGAAATAAGGCACAAAATAGTTAA
- a CDS encoding MlaD family protein translates to MKKNNLANYIIAGVVIACSLVLLAALTHALTKTRLTRPGKTVLVDFPSVIGIKVHSSVRYSGAPVGYVSDIYPLTLEERQARLDDGDPSNDRAAIRVVLTLEEDCPPLTLGTRAEMAADTVLAEKFINLNPGPPDEKVLPNDIVLAGTPAASFEELTSAGMDTMAAVNKILTDLNEKHPDLPDYIAQLVKDGQATLEQAKELTVRLNLFMEDNGDRLTTSLAELDELMTDMNVVSKNLKVITTNAKALTSTLQQKPWRVFWGGDTVDAPSEDEILKSDKPLPTPGTISSRAKKSSDKEELP, encoded by the coding sequence ATGAAAAAAAATAATTTAGCTAATTACATTATAGCAGGGGTTGTGATTGCCTGTAGCCTCGTACTTTTGGCTGCGCTTACTCATGCCTTGACCAAAACTCGCCTAACAAGGCCCGGAAAAACGGTTCTGGTCGATTTCCCATCTGTGATTGGTATTAAAGTTCATTCCTCCGTTCGTTATAGCGGGGCTCCTGTTGGTTATGTCAGTGACATCTATCCTCTTACTTTAGAGGAACGCCAAGCTCGTCTGGATGATGGAGATCCTTCAAATGATCGAGCAGCTATTCGAGTGGTGCTCACATTAGAAGAAGATTGCCCCCCACTAACCCTGGGTACAAGGGCAGAGATGGCGGCAGATACTGTGCTAGCGGAAAAATTCATCAACCTTAATCCAGGCCCCCCAGACGAAAAAGTCCTGCCGAATGACATCGTATTAGCAGGCACACCAGCCGCTAGCTTTGAAGAGCTTACCTCTGCCGGCATGGATACAATGGCCGCAGTGAATAAGATTCTTACTGACTTAAATGAGAAACATCCAGATCTTCCTGATTACATAGCTCAATTAGTTAAAGATGGGCAAGCAACGCTTGAACAAGCCAAAGAACTTACCGTCAGGCTCAATCTTTTTATGGAAGATAATGGAGATCGTTTGACCACAAGCTTAGCTGAACTAGATGAACTTATGACTGATATGAATGTGGTTTCTAAGAATCTCAAAGTGATAACCACCAATGCCAAGGCACTGACCTCTACTTTACAACAAAAGCCCTGGCGTGTCTTTTGGGGAGGAGACACGGTCGATGCCCCATCAGAAGACGAAATTCTCAAATCCGACAAACCCCTTCCAACTCCAGGAACAATTAGTAGTAGAGCTAAGAAGTCTTCGGATAAGGAAGAACTTCCCTAA
- a CDS encoding STAS domain-containing protein, whose translation MEVVQKDQDGVLVLTIKGDIDLNFSPKLRDLLRGLVKEKCANLLIDFTQVNYIDSSGLATFVEYYQGSRKYSGKIAMAGMSQRVKSVFELVRLGEIFSIKESVDDALQLLKT comes from the coding sequence ATGGAAGTTGTCCAAAAAGACCAAGATGGGGTACTTGTCCTCACTATTAAGGGAGATATTGATCTTAATTTTTCGCCCAAACTAAGGGATCTACTGCGTGGATTGGTTAAAGAAAAATGCGCTAATCTTCTGATTGATTTTACTCAAGTTAACTACATTGACTCCTCAGGTTTAGCCACTTTTGTGGAATATTACCAAGGATCACGTAAATATTCTGGAAAAATAGCCATGGCAGGGATGTCCCAAAGGGTTAAAAGTGTCTTCGAACTGGTTCGCCTGGGTGAAATTTTTTCAATCAAAGAATCAGTAGATGATGCGTTACAATTGCTCAAAACATAA
- a CDS encoding ABC transporter ATP-binding protein: MSEAPPKSKDPAKDKGEPIVEVKDLVRKFGDRTVLNGISFKIYRGDTLIIMGGSGCGKSTLLRHVIGSLKPTSGSVKLFGQEITDMNEFELNKMRKRFGMNFQFGALMQSLTVGQNVALPLMEHSDVDSSIIDLVVKMKLELVGLTGFEDLMPSEISGGMRKRVGLARAVALDPELLFSDEPTSGLDPVMTAVVDELTLQLTRNMGMTAMVVSHDMTSCFRIATHMLMLGTGDLQGKVVAYGTPEEIRNNPHPFLQQFIKGEPDGPIPLKLSKDAYIKRLVGEET; encoded by the coding sequence ATGAGTGAAGCCCCTCCCAAGAGTAAAGACCCCGCAAAAGATAAAGGGGAACCAATTGTCGAGGTAAAGGATCTTGTTAGGAAGTTCGGTGATCGTACCGTTCTCAATGGGATTAGCTTCAAAATCTATCGCGGAGACACTCTTATCATTATGGGAGGCTCTGGATGCGGAAAGAGCACTCTACTACGCCATGTCATCGGTTCGCTCAAGCCTACCTCTGGATCCGTTAAACTCTTTGGACAAGAAATAACAGACATGAATGAATTTGAACTCAATAAGATGCGCAAACGCTTTGGGATGAATTTCCAATTTGGAGCTCTCATGCAGTCCTTGACTGTTGGCCAAAATGTCGCTCTGCCCCTGATGGAACATAGTGATGTAGACTCTTCTATTATCGACCTTGTCGTTAAAATGAAGCTAGAACTCGTCGGCCTAACTGGTTTTGAAGATCTCATGCCTTCTGAAATTTCTGGAGGGATGAGAAAGAGAGTAGGTCTCGCTCGAGCAGTAGCTCTAGACCCAGAGCTTCTTTTTAGCGACGAACCTACCTCTGGCTTAGACCCAGTTATGACTGCTGTGGTAGATGAGTTAACATTACAACTCACTCGGAATATGGGCATGACTGCTATGGTGGTCTCACATGACATGACTAGCTGCTTTCGAATTGCTACCCATATGCTCATGCTTGGCACAGGCGATTTACAGGGTAAAGTAGTCGCCTATGGCACACCTGAAGAAATACGAAATAATCCACACCCATTTCTTCAACAATTTATTAAAGGAGAACCTGACGGACCTATCCCACTAAAACTTTCGAAAGATGCTTATATCAAACGCCTAGTAGGCGAAGAAACTTAA
- a CDS encoding substrate-binding domain-containing protein: MSKDLRKHTVKITFDNRERARDVIKVLGRCRYFPEKIPALDELTRLLRLPKNSISLALEDLEKANVIKPSQDLLGYHYNANPSESIAGEVGFFVNIDLFESWSSVFQDWLMGVNDIMSTAGYHIRVSNSFKGIEDKMVQVQQLWDRGVSGFVFASHTESPIREYITQANIPAVILSNATVNQQDIGSVSSDNRRGVEKMVSHLMENNHKRIFFYGSDLRENEGFILRMRAFEQSMRLAGLDYHAKIIFEEPYNPTLASKAIADIKNMDTRPTAVICASDREAFDLVSEFKRSGLKIPEDISVTGYANSHYCHVLQPAMTTINIHGRKMGQIAANYLLNELQSPQFPVKILVPTDLIIRESTAPLEKSRCVS, from the coding sequence ATGAGCAAGGATTTACGTAAGCATACTGTAAAGATCACTTTTGACAACCGAGAGCGAGCCAGAGATGTCATAAAAGTCCTTGGGCGCTGCCGATATTTCCCAGAAAAGATCCCTGCTTTAGATGAACTCACTCGGCTTCTAAGATTACCTAAGAATTCGATAAGCCTGGCCCTTGAGGACCTAGAAAAAGCCAATGTTATCAAACCAAGCCAAGATTTACTTGGCTACCACTATAATGCAAACCCTAGCGAGAGCATAGCGGGAGAAGTGGGTTTTTTTGTCAACATAGACCTATTTGAAAGCTGGAGCAGCGTCTTCCAAGACTGGCTAATGGGAGTGAATGACATCATGTCTACCGCAGGCTACCACATACGTGTTTCCAATTCCTTCAAAGGCATAGAAGATAAAATGGTACAGGTCCAACAATTATGGGACAGAGGCGTAAGCGGTTTTGTCTTTGCCAGTCATACTGAATCCCCTATTCGCGAATACATTACTCAGGCCAATATCCCTGCGGTCATTTTAAGTAATGCCACCGTCAATCAGCAGGATATTGGTTCTGTGAGTTCAGATAACCGCAGAGGAGTCGAAAAAATGGTCTCCCATCTCATGGAGAATAATCATAAGAGAATTTTTTTTTATGGATCCGATCTCAGAGAAAACGAGGGATTTATCCTTCGTATGCGCGCTTTTGAACAATCCATGCGGCTTGCCGGCTTGGATTACCATGCAAAAATAATCTTTGAAGAACCTTATAATCCCACTCTGGCTAGCAAAGCGATTGCTGATATAAAAAACATGGATACAAGGCCTACAGCGGTCATTTGTGCCAGTGACCGTGAAGCCTTTGATCTGGTTTCAGAATTCAAGCGCTCAGGATTGAAGATACCAGAAGACATCAGTGTGACGGGCTATGCCAATAGCCACTATTGCCACGTGCTTCAGCCAGCAATGACTACGATTAATATTCATGGAAGAAAAATGGGACAGATAGCGGCAAACTACCTTTTGAACGAGCTACAAAGCCCACAATTTCCGGTTAAGATCCTTGTTCCCACAGACTTAATCATTAGAGAATCAACCGCTCCGCTGGAGAAAAGTCGCTGCGTTTCATGA
- the queG gene encoding tRNA epoxyqueuosine(34) reductase QueG, whose amino-acid sequence MEKPLKRSPTVSPKILAKQVKALAKDLGFDVCGIAEAKPFPKQNYFFSWLEQGMAAGMEWLKRNPERRLNPRLVLPGTKRVVVLGTNYYQPQPGHRGKIATYALGKDYHDLLPKRVRQLSDQMNEWGGEQRCYTDTGPVMEKALSAMTSVGWQGKSTMLIHRKHGAWLFLSVILTTLELEFDEPEKDHCGNCTRCMDACPTDAITTNRPYQLDARRCIAYLTIEHKGIIPVEFRKAIGDHLFGCDDCLDVCPWNRWAQETREAGFKPIDRPDLRVMLHWDDATFRNAFRGTPVFRLKRDRWIRNLCVVLGNIGDQEDLWALREVLKREKNEVILDHATWAVDQLEKKFGLAPA is encoded by the coding sequence ATGGAAAAACCGTTGAAGAGATCTCCAACAGTATCGCCCAAGATTTTAGCCAAACAAGTTAAGGCTTTGGCAAAGGATTTAGGCTTTGATGTTTGTGGAATAGCTGAGGCCAAGCCTTTCCCCAAACAAAACTATTTTTTTTCATGGTTAGAACAGGGAATGGCTGCGGGTATGGAATGGTTGAAAAGGAATCCCGAGCGCCGTTTAAATCCTCGCTTGGTCTTGCCTGGAACCAAACGGGTAGTTGTCTTGGGAACTAATTATTACCAACCGCAACCCGGACATCGAGGAAAGATAGCTACATACGCTTTGGGCAAAGATTATCATGATCTCCTTCCCAAGCGCGTTCGTCAATTAAGTGATCAAATGAATGAGTGGGGCGGTGAGCAGCGTTGTTATACAGATACAGGTCCAGTCATGGAAAAGGCGCTTAGCGCGATGACTTCAGTTGGTTGGCAGGGTAAGAGCACCATGCTCATTCATCGTAAACACGGGGCCTGGCTCTTTTTATCAGTGATTTTGACTACACTGGAACTTGAGTTTGATGAACCAGAGAAGGACCACTGTGGAAATTGCACACGCTGTATGGACGCGTGTCCAACAGATGCAATAACGACGAACAGGCCTTACCAACTAGATGCGAGGCGTTGCATAGCTTACCTAACCATTGAACATAAAGGGATTATCCCCGTAGAATTTCGCAAAGCAATTGGAGATCATCTCTTTGGTTGCGACGATTGTTTGGATGTCTGTCCCTGGAATCGCTGGGCTCAAGAAACAAGAGAGGCAGGCTTTAAGCCTATAGATAGGCCAGATTTAAGAGTGATGTTACATTGGGACGATGCCACATTCCGTAATGCTTTTAGGGGAACGCCAGTCTTTCGCTTAAAGAGGGATCGTTGGATTAGAAATCTATGCGTCGTGTTAGGTAATATTGGTGATCAAGAAGATCTTTGGGCACTGCGTGAAGTTCTCAAAAGAGAAAAGAATGAGGTGATTTTAGATCATGCGACTTGGGCTGTAGACCAACTAGAGAAAAAATTCGGATTGGCGCCGGCATAG
- a CDS encoding UDP-glucuronic acid decarboxylase family protein, which translates to MSTTVVTGAAGFLGSHLCDKLLSKGHRVIGIDNFITGNVANIEHLAGNKQFKFIKQDVTEYLYLPEDIDFIFHFASPASPIDYLELPIQTLKVGSLGTHKALGLAKAKKARLLLASTSECYGDPLEHPQKESYWGNVNPVGPRGVYDEAKRFAEAMTMAYNRSHGVETRIVRIFNTYGPRMRLKDGRVVPAFIGQALKDEDITVFGDGSQTRSFCFVSDLIEGIYRLSQSDFAEPVNIGNPTELTIREFAERIINATGSKSKIIYEPLPQDDPKQRQPDITRAKEILDWEPTVPLQEGLEKTIEYFKTKV; encoded by the coding sequence ATGTCAACCACAGTCGTAACAGGAGCAGCAGGCTTTCTAGGATCTCATCTATGTGACAAACTACTCTCTAAAGGACATCGAGTTATCGGGATCGATAACTTTATTACCGGCAATGTCGCAAATATTGAACATTTAGCAGGTAATAAGCAGTTTAAATTCATCAAGCAAGATGTCACCGAGTACTTATATCTACCTGAAGACATCGATTTTATTTTTCATTTTGCCTCTCCAGCAAGTCCCATTGACTACCTTGAGTTGCCTATTCAAACCCTCAAGGTGGGTTCACTTGGAACGCATAAGGCTCTTGGACTAGCCAAAGCAAAAAAAGCACGCCTTCTCTTAGCATCGACTTCAGAATGCTATGGAGATCCACTAGAGCATCCTCAGAAAGAAAGCTATTGGGGTAATGTAAATCCGGTTGGCCCAAGAGGAGTATATGACGAAGCCAAGCGCTTTGCAGAAGCCATGACCATGGCCTATAACCGCTCACACGGGGTTGAAACACGCATTGTGCGTATTTTTAATACGTACGGTCCTCGCATGCGCCTCAAAGATGGTAGAGTTGTTCCCGCCTTTATTGGACAAGCCCTAAAAGATGAGGATATCACAGTCTTTGGAGACGGATCTCAAACCCGCAGCTTCTGCTTTGTATCAGACCTCATTGAAGGTATTTACCGCCTCTCACAATCAGACTTCGCAGAACCTGTGAATATCGGAAATCCAACTGAACTTACTATTAGAGAATTTGCAGAACGAATCATTAATGCCACCGGCAGCAAGAGCAAAATCATTTATGAACCTCTCCCTCAGGATGACCCTAAACAACGCCAGCCCGATATTACCCGCGCAAAGGAAATTTTAGATTGGGAGCCCACGGTTCCTTTGCAGGAGGGTTTAGAAAAGACCATCGAGTACTTTAAAACAAAGGTCTAG
- a CDS encoding ABC transporter permease, translating to MIKAYFQLTFRILYWLFIAPLKGYMFSIHACIEQMVKIGVEALTMASLTGFSVGLTLAMQSAKELMKLGAAEYVPDLVSLTLLRELGPVLIAVIVIGRSGSAVTAELGTMKVSEEIEALSVMGINPVRYLIIPRIIAMVIMLPVLTILGDFVAMFGAWLICWLTLDMSVAIYIIHSVDRATNWDLYAGIIKAFVFAWLIITIACNAGLEVKGGAAGVGKATTNSVVYSLLAMLVANAILTGIFFYLL from the coding sequence GTGATCAAGGCCTATTTCCAACTCACCTTTCGCATCCTTTATTGGCTTTTTATTGCCCCATTAAAGGGCTACATGTTCAGCATTCATGCCTGCATCGAGCAGATGGTTAAGATCGGCGTGGAGGCATTAACTATGGCGAGTCTAACGGGTTTTAGTGTAGGACTCACCCTAGCCATGCAATCTGCTAAGGAGCTCATGAAGCTTGGGGCTGCTGAATACGTTCCCGACCTTGTCTCGCTCACGCTCTTGCGTGAACTGGGACCAGTGCTGATAGCAGTAATTGTGATCGGTAGGAGCGGTTCTGCGGTCACCGCTGAACTGGGTACTATGAAGGTCTCCGAAGAGATAGAAGCATTAAGTGTAATGGGGATCAATCCAGTGCGTTATCTCATTATCCCGCGCATCATTGCCATGGTCATCATGCTACCAGTGCTGACCATATTAGGAGACTTTGTCGCAATGTTTGGTGCCTGGTTAATTTGCTGGTTGACCCTAGATATGTCAGTAGCCATCTATATCATCCACTCGGTTGATCGCGCAACAAACTGGGACCTGTATGCTGGCATCATAAAGGCCTTTGTTTTTGCCTGGCTCATTATCACCATAGCTTGTAACGCTGGACTTGAGGTCAAAGGCGGAGCCGCAGGCGTGGGTAAAGCTACGACGAACTCCGTGGTATACTCCTTGCTAGCTATGTTAGTTGCTAATGCCATTCTAACTGGAATTTTCTTTTACCTGTTGTAA
- a CDS encoding helix-turn-helix transcriptional regulator produces the protein MAKLDRIQKLGKNIAKVRYAKKLTQLQTSELANVHLRHYQKIERGIVSPSFTLLVDIRNALRCPWEDLFKGVK, from the coding sequence ATGGCTAAACTTGACCGCATTCAAAAACTTGGAAAAAACATCGCTAAGGTAAGGTACGCCAAAAAATTAACTCAGCTCCAAACATCAGAGCTAGCCAATGTTCATTTAAGACATTACCAAAAGATTGAGAGGGGCATCGTGTCGCCTTCATTTACCCTTCTCGTTGATATACGCAATGCATTGCGTTGTCCTTGGGAAGACCTTTTCAAGGGAGTTAAATAG
- a CDS encoding DEAD/DEAH box helicase: MSFQEFGLEEKIVHGAQRLRYIDPTPIQAEAIPRILAGVDIIGSAQTGTGKTAAFVLPMLSKLKNTGKLRALIVEPTRELAAQVFEVCQDLSHFTDMHITLLHGGVKYENQKKSLSQNPDVVIATPGRLLDHLQQKQLNFNCLEMLVIDEADRMLDMGFIPDIRRIINYCPDKRQTLLFSATVAQAIESLASWAMVNPEKIIIGHRQSPAETVAHAFYPVARDQKFELLLELLEQSHYESVIVFCRTKAETDKISSWLDTHGHTVAVLHSDRSQSQRTKALQEFKAGKAEVLVATDIAARGLDISTVTHVINFDIPQNPEDYVHRIGRTGRAAATGDALTLITGEDLDQVRSIEHYIGKSVEKKKIANFCYTYTALLDKSPRAKSSSRSRRRKR; this comes from the coding sequence ATGTCATTTCAAGAATTCGGCTTAGAAGAAAAAATCGTCCATGGGGCGCAGCGATTACGCTACATAGATCCAACCCCCATCCAAGCAGAGGCGATCCCACGAATTCTTGCAGGGGTAGACATCATAGGCTCTGCTCAAACTGGCACAGGCAAGACCGCTGCTTTTGTCTTACCTATGCTCTCCAAGCTGAAAAACACTGGGAAGCTAAGAGCCTTGATTGTGGAGCCAACGCGTGAATTAGCTGCCCAAGTTTTTGAAGTATGCCAAGACCTTTCCCACTTTACTGACATGCACATCACTCTATTGCACGGAGGAGTAAAATACGAAAATCAAAAAAAATCTCTTTCTCAAAACCCTGATGTGGTCATCGCGACTCCAGGACGCCTTTTAGATCACTTGCAACAGAAACAACTCAACTTCAACTGCCTTGAAATGCTTGTGATAGACGAAGCTGATCGTATGCTCGACATGGGCTTCATCCCTGATATTCGACGCATCATCAATTACTGCCCAGATAAACGACAAACTTTACTCTTTTCAGCAACCGTAGCCCAAGCGATCGAGTCCCTTGCGAGCTGGGCTATGGTGAATCCAGAAAAGATTATTATTGGACATCGCCAATCACCTGCTGAAACAGTTGCTCACGCATTCTACCCCGTTGCAAGAGACCAGAAATTTGAGCTACTCCTAGAACTGCTCGAACAAAGTCACTATGAAAGTGTGATTGTCTTCTGTCGCACAAAAGCGGAAACCGACAAAATTAGTAGTTGGCTCGATACGCATGGTCATACTGTAGCCGTTCTACACTCTGATCGCTCACAATCTCAGCGCACCAAGGCCTTGCAAGAATTTAAAGCTGGTAAAGCAGAAGTCTTAGTAGCTACGGATATTGCAGCTCGTGGGCTCGATATCAGCACCGTCACACACGTCATCAATTTCGATATCCCACAAAATCCTGAAGATTACGTTCATCGGATTGGACGAACAGGCCGCGCTGCTGCCACTGGTGACGCTCTTACTTTAATAACAGGCGAAGATTTAGACCAAGTCAGAAGCATTGAACACTACATAGGAAAATCGGTAGAAAAGAAAAAGATCGCAAATTTCTGCTACACCTACACTGCGCTGCTTGATAAAAGCCCAAGAGCTAAAAGTAGCTCGCGTTCACGCCGTAGAAAAAGATAG